A genome region from Rhodohalobacter mucosus includes the following:
- a CDS encoding S9 family peptidase, with amino-acid sequence MRSLFLKRTPLFFILFSLITTVSVSAQSDRQSYQSLQHALFSASQLTGEQGPQNVIWIEGGERYSYMERDPLTGEVEIRAYNPSTDEDELIFQTSRHNFPGTNTPFRFRSFQWSSDYQTLVFQTNFSPIYRYSGTSDYYYYSLENESMELIAGAAFTAELSPDGQKVAYHRDGELYIFRLDTGEEIQLTNDSANHFYNGRFGWVYEEEFGKVQAWKWSHDSRYIAFWQTDERHVERFVSTNYEGSYPQYTDIPYPKVGSENPIVKIGIIDTQTGNRQWANIEIGDGLIPRIYWTSDPDELAIVWMNRQQNHLKLYFHNVETRMAELIMEEKDENGWIDVFDFFAGIDDYFFFPENRQEFFWISDRDGYKHLYRYSYDGKLMNQVTEGDWRVTNVFAVNEEKERLYYESTEESPLERDLYSIGFDGTGKEHYTPDSGYHSFSMGPDGTYFIDTWSNTETPVQVDLRSTADGGIFLKKLVDNEAVNSYINEYAYSPRELFSFTSASGVDLDGYLIKPPDFDENKSYPLVLMIYGGPGSQGVYNAFETNAWAQYLSQQGYVIANVNNRGSGGYSKEFEKTVYRRLGILEAEDFTHTAKYLGSYPWIDENRIAIRGHSYGGYMAALTMVLHPQTFKVGIVGAPVTDWRLYDTIYTERYMGLLTDNRDNYQNGSVMAHASNLQGNMLVAHSSMDENVHVQNTMQMITAFTNTGKDVDLRIYPPGAHGVAYNQQSYLLLHQVYTSYLNRHLNP; translated from the coding sequence ATGAGAAGTTTATTCCTGAAGCGCACCCCTCTGTTTTTTATTCTGTTCAGCCTTATCACAACGGTATCGGTCAGTGCACAAAGCGACCGCCAGAGCTATCAGAGCCTTCAACACGCACTTTTTTCGGCATCTCAGCTAACCGGGGAGCAAGGGCCTCAAAATGTGATATGGATTGAGGGCGGGGAACGATACTCCTATATGGAACGTGATCCCCTGACCGGTGAAGTTGAAATACGCGCCTACAATCCTTCAACCGACGAGGACGAACTGATTTTTCAGACCTCACGCCATAACTTTCCCGGAACCAACACACCTTTTCGCTTCCGCTCCTTTCAGTGGTCGTCTGATTATCAAACACTGGTTTTTCAAACCAATTTTTCACCTATTTACCGCTATTCGGGCACCTCAGACTATTATTACTATTCCCTGGAAAATGAGAGCATGGAACTGATCGCCGGTGCCGCCTTCACGGCCGAGCTTTCACCCGACGGGCAAAAAGTGGCGTACCATCGGGATGGTGAACTCTATATTTTCCGCCTGGATACCGGAGAAGAGATACAGCTTACAAACGACTCTGCCAATCACTTTTACAACGGACGTTTCGGGTGGGTTTATGAAGAGGAATTTGGCAAGGTGCAGGCCTGGAAATGGTCTCACGACAGCCGATACATCGCTTTCTGGCAGACCGATGAACGGCATGTGGAGCGATTTGTCTCCACTAACTATGAAGGCTCCTACCCTCAATACACCGATATCCCCTATCCAAAGGTTGGCTCCGAAAATCCAATTGTAAAAATCGGAATCATCGACACGCAGACGGGTAATCGTCAGTGGGCCAACATTGAAATCGGTGACGGACTCATACCACGAATCTACTGGACTTCCGATCCTGACGAGCTTGCAATCGTTTGGATGAACCGTCAGCAAAACCACCTTAAGCTCTATTTTCACAATGTGGAAACGCGCATGGCTGAACTGATTATGGAGGAAAAAGACGAGAATGGCTGGATTGATGTATTCGATTTCTTTGCAGGCATTGACGACTATTTCTTTTTTCCTGAAAACAGGCAGGAGTTTTTCTGGATTTCGGATCGTGACGGATACAAGCATCTGTATCGCTACAGCTACGACGGTAAGCTCATGAACCAGGTTACCGAAGGCGACTGGCGTGTTACAAACGTGTTTGCAGTCAATGAAGAGAAAGAACGCCTTTACTACGAATCAACAGAGGAGAGTCCCCTGGAGCGTGACCTTTACTCCATCGGCTTCGACGGCACAGGAAAAGAACACTATACGCCCGACTCCGGCTATCACTCCTTCAGCATGGGACCCGACGGCACCTATTTTATCGATACATGGTCGAACACCGAAACGCCTGTACAGGTAGACCTTCGCAGTACAGCGGATGGAGGCATCTTTCTGAAAAAGCTTGTAGACAATGAAGCGGTTAACAGTTACATCAATGAGTATGCCTACTCACCCCGTGAGCTTTTCTCATTCACTTCAGCTTCAGGAGTTGATCTGGACGGATATCTCATTAAACCGCCTGATTTTGATGAAAACAAATCGTATCCGCTGGTCCTCATGATATATGGCGGTCCGGGCTCCCAGGGAGTGTATAATGCGTTTGAAACCAATGCATGGGCTCAATACCTGAGCCAGCAGGGATATGTGATTGCCAACGTTAATAATCGCGGCAGCGGCGGGTACAGCAAAGAGTTCGAAAAGACAGTGTATCGGCGGCTTGGAATTCTTGAAGCGGAAGATTTTACTCACACCGCCAAATATCTGGGCTCATACCCCTGGATTGATGAAAACAGAATAGCCATCCGGGGTCACAGTTACGGCGGCTATATGGCTGCTCTTACCATGGTGCTTCATCCGCAGACTTTCAAGGTTGGCATAGTTGGCGCACCCGTTACCGACTGGCGGCTCTACGACACGATTTACACGGAACGATACATGGGTCTTCTTACCGATAATCGCGATAACTATCAGAACGGATCCGTTATGGCCCATGCGAGCAATCTGCAGGGGAACATGCTGGTTGCGCATTCATCCATGGATGAAAATGTTCACGTCCAAAATACCATGCAGATGATTACAGCTTTCACCAATACCGGCAAGGATGTGGATCTGAGGATCTACCCGCCCGGCGCCCATGGTGTAGCCTACAATCAGCAGAGCTACCTGCTGCTTCATCAGGTATACACATCGTACCTAAACCGGCACCTGAACCCCTGA
- a CDS encoding TrkH family potassium uptake protein — translation MIERLEIGVNRPRIDLKPVTGILGGLIFFLGASMLAPVLVALLYDEASWSAFLLTAVSAMAGGAFLFIVFRPKHEIRIREAFLIVSLAWFVGSLVGAFPFTLSGTLDSYTDAVFETMSGLTTTGATILGGATSHGFVNPAIENIDKSLLFWRSLSHWLGGMGIIVLSLALLPLLGIGGMQLFQAEYSGSKSDKLTPRVQETAFLLWSVYIGMTAVQFILLWAHPSMDWFEAINHAFSTLATGGFSTKNASVAAFDSVYVDIIITVFMFLAGINFAMHYRLFSGNASGFFRNREIRFYTFLTVIFILAISAALWISNSYSIGDAFRYGSFQVVSIITTTGFGSDNYAIWQPLASFLLFLLFFTGGCAGSTGGGIKMIRIMIITKNIAREFRQLIHPQAVIPVRIGDRVIETPILKTILGFFVLYFFIFAIGSLIMSSLGFDLVSSMGASIASLGNIGPGWGEFGPIDNYAHVPAFGKWVLTILMLIGRLELFTILVIFTPWFWRN, via the coding sequence ATGATTGAACGCCTTGAAATCGGAGTTAACAGGCCCAGGATTGATCTGAAACCTGTAACCGGTATTCTCGGAGGGTTGATCTTTTTTCTGGGAGCTTCTATGCTGGCCCCTGTATTGGTCGCACTGCTATATGATGAAGCATCCTGGAGCGCATTTCTCCTGACCGCCGTTTCCGCCATGGCCGGCGGTGCATTTCTTTTTATTGTATTCCGACCCAAACACGAAATCAGGATCCGGGAGGCTTTTCTTATCGTATCGCTTGCCTGGTTTGTCGGTTCACTGGTTGGAGCATTTCCCTTTACGCTTAGCGGCACGCTCGATTCCTATACGGATGCAGTTTTTGAAACAATGAGCGGCCTCACCACCACCGGCGCCACAATCCTGGGCGGAGCTACCAGTCATGGCTTTGTAAATCCGGCCATTGAAAACATTGATAAAAGCCTGCTTTTCTGGAGATCCCTGTCGCACTGGCTGGGCGGTATGGGTATCATTGTGCTCAGTCTGGCCCTGCTTCCGCTGCTCGGTATCGGCGGTATGCAGCTCTTTCAGGCCGAATATTCGGGTTCAAAATCGGACAAGCTTACGCCCAGGGTTCAGGAAACGGCATTTCTTCTATGGTCCGTCTATATCGGGATGACAGCCGTTCAGTTTATACTTCTTTGGGCTCATCCATCAATGGATTGGTTTGAAGCGATTAATCACGCCTTTTCCACGCTTGCCACCGGAGGTTTTTCCACAAAAAATGCGTCCGTTGCCGCCTTCGACTCGGTATATGTCGATATCATCATTACCGTATTCATGTTCCTGGCCGGTATCAACTTCGCAATGCACTACCGGTTATTCTCAGGCAATGCTTCAGGTTTTTTCAGAAACAGGGAAATCCGATTCTATACCTTTCTGACCGTCATTTTTATATTGGCAATATCCGCGGCACTCTGGATTTCAAACAGCTACTCCATCGGCGACGCTTTTCGCTACGGCAGTTTTCAGGTTGTCTCAATTATTACCACCACGGGTTTCGGATCGGATAATTATGCCATATGGCAGCCGCTCGCATCCTTTCTCCTCTTTCTTCTCTTTTTTACAGGGGGATGTGCCGGTTCTACCGGAGGAGGCATCAAAATGATCCGCATTATGATCATTACAAAGAACATAGCCAGAGAATTTCGCCAGCTGATTCACCCTCAGGCCGTTATCCCGGTACGTATAGGCGACCGGGTGATTGAGACGCCAATCCTGAAAACCATTCTGGGGTTCTTTGTACTGTACTTTTTCATATTTGCCATCGGCTCTCTGATCATGAGTTCACTCGGTTTTGATCTTGTCTCTTCGATGGGCGCAAGTATTGCAAGTCTTGGGAATATCGGCCCCGGCTGGGGTGAATTCGGTCCGATTGACAATTACGCGCATGTACCTGCCTTCGGCAAGTGGGTTTTGACAATTCTTATGCTGATTGGCAGGCTTGAACTGTTTACCATACTGGTGATCTTCACGCCCTGGTTCTGGAGAAACTGA
- a CDS encoding nucleoside deaminase, producing the protein MLKPYLSHMHAAIEAASAGKTPFGAAIAMGDELFVTAANNTTSLHDPTAHAEVMAIRKMGSQIQKTDLSGFTLYTTCEPCPMCASAVVWSGIGTVYYGCTIPQISTRMDQITLRSDELNRYSFRNVDWIGGVLVQDCLKLLNRYS; encoded by the coding sequence ATGCTTAAGCCATATTTGAGTCATATGCATGCCGCTATTGAAGCTGCTTCAGCCGGCAAAACGCCGTTCGGTGCTGCAATTGCCATGGGAGATGAACTTTTTGTCACCGCTGCGAATAACACAACATCCCTGCACGACCCTACCGCCCACGCTGAGGTAATGGCCATCCGCAAAATGGGATCGCAAATTCAGAAAACCGACCTGTCCGGGTTTACTCTGTATACCACTTGCGAGCCATGCCCCATGTGTGCATCCGCTGTTGTGTGGTCTGGCATTGGTACGGTTTACTATGGGTGTACTATTCCGCAAATAAGCACCAGAATGGATCAGATAACCCTCAGGTCTGATGAACTGAACCGATACAGTTTCCGTAATGTGGACTGGATCGGTGGCGTATTGGTTCAGGACTGCCTGAAACTTCTGAACAGATATTCATAA
- a CDS encoding heavy metal translocating P-type ATPase: MSCCSHKQIQNGETNDALNEYRGWFTAASTGGLILGALAQFTSLLPGFLAVPFFIISYIGGGYFGIIETAKSLRSFQLNIDFLMIAAAAGAAFLGEWMEGAILLFLFSLSGTLESYALGKSRNAIKSLMELRPNEGLIRLPDGTETQVPVEEMKPGDIVIVKPGEYIPIDGKVIKGQSAVNQSAITGESIPVPKERGDTVFAATLNENGVIEIEVTKSVRDTTLAKIISLVETAQQNRAKTQHFLDSFEPRYAVTVVFSVLLLIFIPWLIMGHDFDSTFYRAITVLVVASPCALIISTPASIISAIANGARNGILFKGGAYVEQTVTIDTIAFDKTGTLTIGEPAVTDLIPAPDGTVYPNQVTELENRLLAIAAGCEQYSEHHLAGAILREAEQRGIAPADVENMKSTPGQGVRASMNGSSVAVGNLTMFNSQISNESWSDELLANAHELRKNGKTVIFVAQDQKPLGLIALADQIRPSAHEVISQLKNQGIQNIVMLTGDNIGVANAIAEQLDIDRVYADLLPEEKVEKLKELKKEGIVAMVGDGVNDAPALATSHLGIAMGAAGTDVALETADVVLMGDDLTKLPYLISLSRKARKVVWQNIIFSLGVIVMLLAGVFLIDLPLTLGVVGHEGSTLIVVLNGLRLLKRDRHSADRHQPKKPRPAETPATDRLTAKAAL, translated from the coding sequence ATGTCCTGTTGCAGCCATAAACAAATACAAAACGGCGAAACCAATGATGCCCTTAATGAATACCGGGGCTGGTTCACAGCAGCATCCACCGGTGGACTCATCCTGGGCGCGCTGGCTCAATTCACCTCACTGCTGCCCGGTTTTCTGGCAGTACCGTTTTTCATCATTTCATACATCGGCGGCGGGTATTTTGGAATCATCGAAACCGCGAAAAGCCTCAGAAGCTTTCAGCTCAACATCGATTTTTTGATGATCGCCGCGGCCGCCGGGGCCGCGTTTCTGGGAGAGTGGATGGAAGGCGCTATTCTGCTCTTCCTGTTTTCCCTGAGCGGCACCCTTGAGAGTTATGCACTGGGCAAAAGCCGGAATGCCATCAAGTCTTTGATGGAACTACGTCCCAACGAAGGATTGATTCGCCTGCCCGACGGAACGGAAACGCAGGTGCCCGTGGAGGAGATGAAGCCCGGTGATATTGTGATCGTCAAACCCGGTGAGTACATCCCGATAGACGGCAAGGTGATTAAAGGCCAATCCGCAGTGAATCAATCGGCCATTACAGGCGAAAGCATCCCGGTTCCAAAAGAGAGAGGGGATACGGTTTTTGCCGCCACGCTGAACGAGAATGGAGTGATAGAAATTGAGGTCACCAAGTCGGTCAGGGATACGACTCTGGCAAAAATCATTTCACTGGTTGAAACCGCTCAGCAAAACCGAGCCAAAACACAGCATTTTCTGGATTCCTTTGAACCGCGCTATGCGGTTACGGTCGTATTCTCGGTATTGCTTCTGATTTTTATTCCATGGCTGATTATGGGACATGATTTTGACAGTACCTTTTACCGGGCCATCACGGTACTTGTGGTTGCCTCGCCCTGCGCTCTGATTATCAGTACTCCCGCTTCCATTATTTCTGCCATCGCCAATGGTGCCCGAAACGGTATCCTTTTTAAAGGAGGAGCCTATGTAGAACAAACGGTAACGATAGACACCATTGCATTTGATAAAACCGGTACCCTGACGATCGGTGAACCGGCGGTTACGGACCTGATCCCTGCTCCTGACGGAACCGTCTATCCAAACCAGGTTACAGAGCTGGAAAACCGCCTTCTTGCGATAGCAGCCGGTTGTGAGCAGTACTCCGAACACCACCTGGCAGGTGCAATACTGCGGGAAGCGGAACAGCGTGGAATAGCGCCCGCAGATGTTGAAAATATGAAGTCGACACCCGGACAGGGAGTGCGCGCCAGCATGAACGGCAGTTCGGTAGCTGTTGGCAACCTGACCATGTTTAACTCACAGATCAGCAATGAGAGCTGGAGTGATGAACTTCTGGCAAATGCCCATGAATTGCGTAAGAACGGAAAAACGGTGATTTTTGTCGCCCAGGATCAAAAACCACTGGGGTTGATTGCACTTGCAGATCAAATACGTCCGTCTGCACACGAAGTAATCAGTCAATTGAAAAATCAAGGAATACAGAATATTGTGATGCTCACCGGCGACAATATCGGCGTGGCTAATGCCATCGCAGAACAGCTGGATATCGATCGGGTATATGCTGACCTTCTGCCTGAAGAGAAAGTGGAGAAGCTGAAAGAATTGAAAAAAGAGGGTATTGTAGCCATGGTGGGCGATGGCGTAAATGATGCCCCTGCTCTTGCAACAAGCCATCTCGGAATTGCCATGGGTGCGGCCGGAACCGATGTAGCCCTCGAAACGGCCGATGTTGTATTGATGGGCGACGATCTCACGAAACTCCCGTACCTTATCAGTCTCTCTCGTAAAGCCCGTAAGGTAGTCTGGCAAAATATCATATTCAGCCTGGGTGTTATCGTAATGTTGCTGGCGGGTGTGTTCTTAATCGACCTGCCTCTCACCCTTGGGGTTGTGGGCCATGAGGGAAGTACGCTGATTGTAGTGCTGAACGGACTGCGTCTTTTGAAAAGAGATCGTCACTCAGCAGACAGGCATCAGCCCAAAAAACCGCGGCCTGCCGAAACACCGGCGACAGACAGGCTGACGGCAAAAGCTGCTCTCTGA
- the lgt gene encoding prolipoprotein diacylglyceryl transferase translates to MDSSNYIHWNADPVIFTIPEFDLPFQISIYGILLAAVLMWLGWGKIKPKPTGKKGKGQAEEPEAWKVLGLALGAFILGQIPFLFISSPGFDSIGPIQPRWYGLMFAMAFISGYTIGSKMYKDAGRTQQELDRLLIYVLVATIIGARLGHVFFYEAEFYLRNIHLIPQVWTGGLASHGAAVGIIIAMWLYARNTKNTSFLWVADRVVPGVAIGGMFIRIGNFFNSEILGDPTTLPWAVVFERIDMVPRHPSMLYESLSCVIILAVLWWIYNKYDRKPPEGALFGTFLVLLFTGRFLIEFTKQTQADFLAGAPFDMGQLLSVPFVLIGAWLLWKKVDWKKN, encoded by the coding sequence ATGGACTCATCCAACTACATACACTGGAATGCGGATCCCGTAATCTTTACCATACCGGAATTCGACCTGCCTTTTCAGATTTCGATTTACGGTATTCTGCTTGCCGCCGTACTCATGTGGCTGGGTTGGGGTAAAATAAAGCCCAAACCCACCGGCAAAAAAGGAAAAGGGCAGGCTGAGGAGCCTGAGGCATGGAAAGTGCTTGGGCTGGCCCTGGGAGCCTTCATCCTGGGACAGATACCTTTTCTGTTTATTTCCTCTCCGGGTTTTGATTCAATAGGTCCCATTCAGCCACGCTGGTACGGACTGATGTTTGCCATGGCCTTTATATCCGGTTATACCATCGGCAGCAAAATGTATAAAGACGCCGGTAGAACCCAGCAGGAGCTTGACCGGTTACTGATCTATGTGCTTGTAGCCACCATAATCGGGGCGCGGCTCGGACATGTCTTTTTCTACGAAGCGGAGTTCTATCTCAGGAATATCCACCTCATTCCCCAGGTGTGGACAGGCGGGCTGGCCTCGCACGGTGCTGCGGTGGGTATCATCATTGCCATGTGGCTTTATGCCAGGAATACCAAAAACACCAGTTTTTTATGGGTTGCCGATCGCGTGGTGCCCGGAGTGGCCATCGGCGGCATGTTTATCCGGATCGGCAACTTTTTCAACTCCGAAATACTGGGCGACCCCACTACCCTGCCCTGGGCGGTGGTATTTGAGCGTATTGATATGGTCCCGCGCCATCCCTCCATGCTCTATGAATCACTTTCCTGTGTCATCATCCTGGCGGTTCTCTGGTGGATCTATAACAAATATGACCGCAAACCGCCGGAGGGCGCCCTCTTCGGCACCTTTCTGGTTCTCTTATTTACCGGAAGGTTCTTGATTGAGTTCACCAAACAGACCCAGGCCGACTTCCTGGCCGGTGCCCCCTTCGACATGGGTCAGCTGCTCAGCGTACCCTTTGTGCTGATCGGCGCGTGGCTCCTCTGGAAAAAGGTAGATTGGAAGAAGAACTAG
- a CDS encoding porin, giving the protein MSIKLTYFSTILLIILLSAPNLQAQDEPLGDRMKEKLKSEEFNVTFLMQTFGNVTFTDREFNDSNGFELDANRLGFRGVLDGNFSYRLQLEYTDSPTILDARLGYTFSDQLEVQVGSFKPRLSADLDPNPGITDFIDRARQVGATMNNREIGITLLGESSGWGYAFGMYNGNRLQNENDGRFLYTGRLSYTFGEDGNSLEFALNGAFNQTENERVGKSGLTSAGDRELYGIYAQFEKNPLFGTFEYLQSSFDAVELLAEETISGFFATLGTNISERDQVIARWDHLEYDVINQESDLLILAFKRKVTSLISIHINGLALLGSEEFNGENQFGVKTNLQFQF; this is encoded by the coding sequence ATGTCAATCAAGCTAACCTATTTCTCAACAATACTACTCATCATACTTCTGTCCGCCCCCAATCTTCAGGCTCAGGATGAACCGTTGGGTGACCGCATGAAAGAGAAACTGAAATCGGAAGAGTTCAATGTAACCTTTCTCATGCAGACGTTTGGAAATGTGACCTTCACCGACAGAGAGTTCAACGATTCGAACGGATTTGAGCTGGATGCCAATAGGTTGGGTTTCAGGGGTGTACTGGATGGAAATTTTAGCTACCGGCTTCAACTCGAGTACACGGATTCACCCACTATTCTGGATGCACGTTTGGGATACACTTTTTCCGATCAGCTTGAAGTTCAGGTGGGTTCGTTCAAGCCGAGACTCAGTGCCGATCTTGACCCAAATCCCGGCATCACCGACTTTATTGACCGTGCCCGGCAGGTTGGGGCCACGATGAACAACCGGGAAATCGGGATTACTCTGCTGGGTGAAAGCTCCGGTTGGGGTTATGCATTCGGGATGTATAACGGTAACCGGCTGCAGAACGAAAACGATGGACGATTTCTCTACACCGGCCGCCTCTCCTACACTTTCGGCGAAGATGGCAACTCGCTTGAATTTGCCCTGAACGGTGCCTTCAACCAAACTGAAAATGAGCGTGTGGGCAAAAGCGGCCTGACCTCAGCAGGCGACCGAGAGCTGTACGGCATCTATGCTCAGTTCGAAAAAAACCCACTGTTTGGAACCTTTGAGTACCTTCAGTCCAGCTTTGACGCAGTTGAGCTTCTGGCCGAGGAGACCATCTCCGGCTTTTTTGCCACGCTTGGAACCAATATCAGCGAGAGGGACCAGGTTATTGCACGGTGGGATCACCTTGAGTATGATGTGATAAATCAGGAATCCGATCTGTTGATTCTGGCCTTTAAGCGAAAAGTGACCAGCCTCATCAGTATTCATATTAACGGACTTGCCCTTCTCGGTTCTGAGGAGTTTAATGGGGAAAACCAGTTTGGTGTGAAGACGAATCTTCAGTTTCAGTTTTAG
- the trkA gene encoding Trk system potassium transporter TrkA: MKILIAGAGEVGFELAKVLSEEQQDVTVMDERQQCIQRVTENLDVLAVEGNATSPKSLVKAGARQTDLMVAVTSVDEVNIIASTMAKRLGVKTVIARVRNQELSQPDAPITPSELGIDVLIHPEESAANEIHQLIKRASATDVVSLADGKLQLVGVRVESGSEVVDQTLEELAADYDSLPFRVVAISRRGSTIIPRGDSRLMALDHVFIITRTDHVKRLTEATGHRDVKLRRVMIAGGSDVGRILAKKLSADKQKWDIKLIEPDKEAAEGIARNNQDILVLNGNPTDPNLLVVEGVQEMDAFISVTDDEESNIISCLMAKHLEVRKTVALVSKAQYVPLSQTIGIDAIVNVKAAASDEIHRQIRQGQMLTVKALHGIKAEIIEVVAGKNCGMLKKPIRDLQLPEGVVIGGILRNKSVEIATGNSVIRENDRVIILALPKAIKKVENLF, from the coding sequence TTGAAAATACTAATTGCCGGGGCCGGCGAAGTTGGTTTTGAACTGGCCAAGGTTCTTTCCGAAGAGCAGCAAGACGTTACCGTAATGGATGAACGCCAGCAATGCATCCAGCGTGTAACTGAAAACCTGGATGTTTTGGCAGTAGAGGGCAATGCCACATCACCCAAAAGCCTTGTAAAAGCGGGTGCCCGGCAAACCGACCTGATGGTGGCCGTTACAAGCGTTGACGAGGTAAACATCATTGCCTCAACCATGGCAAAACGGCTGGGTGTAAAAACAGTCATTGCACGGGTCCGGAACCAGGAATTATCGCAGCCCGATGCCCCCATTACCCCCTCCGAACTGGGCATTGATGTTTTGATCCATCCTGAGGAGAGTGCCGCAAACGAAATTCACCAGCTCATTAAGCGCGCATCGGCAACGGATGTGGTTTCACTGGCCGACGGCAAGCTTCAGCTTGTGGGGGTGCGCGTTGAATCAGGTTCAGAAGTCGTAGATCAGACTCTTGAGGAGCTGGCGGCCGACTACGATTCACTGCCCTTCCGGGTGGTCGCAATATCCAGAAGGGGAAGTACAATTATTCCGCGTGGCGACAGCCGTCTCATGGCACTCGACCATGTGTTTATCATTACACGAACGGATCATGTTAAACGGCTGACCGAGGCCACTGGCCACCGGGATGTGAAGCTTCGCCGTGTGATGATTGCGGGTGGCAGTGATGTGGGCCGCATACTCGCCAAAAAGCTCTCCGCCGACAAACAGAAATGGGATATCAAACTGATAGAACCCGATAAGGAAGCAGCGGAAGGTATTGCGCGAAATAATCAGGATATCCTGGTACTGAACGGCAACCCAACCGATCCGAATCTGCTTGTAGTTGAGGGAGTTCAGGAAATGGATGCGTTTATTTCGGTAACGGATGATGAAGAATCAAACATCATCTCATGCCTGATGGCAAAACATCTGGAAGTGCGCAAAACCGTTGCCCTTGTGTCGAAGGCTCAGTATGTGCCACTCAGTCAGACGATCGGGATTGATGCTATTGTCAATGTAAAAGCGGCGGCTTCAGATGAAATTCACAGACAGATCAGGCAGGGACAGATGCTTACGGTGAAGGCACTTCACGGAATCAAAGCTGAGATCATTGAAGTGGTAGCCGGGAAAAATTGCGGGATGCTGAAAAAACCTATTCGTGATCTGCAGCTGCCCGAAGGCGTTGTGATCGGCGGTATCCTGAGAAACAAATCGGTGGAGATTGCCACCGGAAATTCGGTGATCCGCGAAAATGACAGGGTTATCATCCTGGCGCTGCCCAAAGCCATCAAAAAAGTGGAAAACCTTTTCTGA